The nucleotide sequence CGCCAGGAATATATTGACCGAGTTTGCCACGAAGACACTGCTCTGCGAAGACGAATCTGCACTCGCATCGATGCCCTTCAACAGGAAAAGCATGCTCCGCCTTCGGACGATCTGGTGACGATTGATCTGGCGAAGCGGACAGAGCAGGGGGGCACGGGTGGTGATTCCAATGCCGCTGCAGAAAAGACCTTGGCGGTGCAACAGCAACATGCGCCAGTAACCGAAGTCATCCGAACGGTATCGGACGAAGCAGCCCTGTCCGCCATTCTGCAGAAATCCGACGAGAAAAATTCAATCGGACGGCTCCTGAACTATGAAATCCGGCGAGTCATCGGTCGAGGAGCCTTTGGAATTGTACTGGAGGGGTTCGACACCAGGCTGCGCAGGGTTGTCGCGATCAAATTACTGGCTCCGACCTCCACCGCCCGACGCGAAACCAGTCAGCAGTTTCTTTCAGAAGCGCGAGCAGTCGCTGCCATCCGCCATAGCAATGTCGTGGACATCTACTCGATCCACGATGAACCGATTCCATTTCTCGTGATGGAATACATTCCCGGAAAAACACTCCAGGGACTCGTCGAAGTGACGGGGCCACTGCCTCTCAGTTCCGTCCTCGAGATTGGTCATCAGATCGCCAGGGGATTGGCTTCCGCTCATCAGAAGGGCCTGGTCCATCGGGATATCAAGCCGTCCAATATTCTTCTGGAAGAAGCCAATGGTCATTGTGTCAAGATCACGGATTTCGGGTTGGCGAGTGACATTCAGAAGATCAACATCACTCAAGGTGGACTGATCGCCGGAACGCCGATGTACATGGCGCCAGAACAGGCCGAAGGGAAGGAGGTCGATCAACGATCGGACTTATTCAGCTTGGGCAGCGTGCTGTACTTTATGATCACGGGGAGGGCACCGTTCGAAGGAAAGTCGACAGCCGCGATTTTAAATCAGGTCATCCAGGACTTTCCCCCAGCAATTCAGTCGATCGTGCCGTCAGTCCCCGCATCATTGTGTGAGATCGTGGCAACATTGCACTCAAAAAAGCCTGAGAGTCGCTATCGCTCTGCAGAAGAGGTGGCCGATCTCTTGTCAAAATCACAAGCAGACATGCAGTTTCAGCGGTTTCCGGAGTTCGACGATCTTGTCACTCCACCCGCCGACACACGGGCAGGTGCAGAAATTTCGAGCAAAAACATGGGTGCGCAGCCGGTCGCCGAGCCTCTCTCCAGGCTGAAGAAGCATCATTGGTTTGCCACGACAATCGTCTCGCTGGTCGTCCTGGCCGGGTATCTGACGTTTCCCAAAGGGGAGACAAAGCGATCCTCGTCCAATGACTCGGAATCGGTCAGTGCAGCGACCTCGGATGCCGAATCGGCCCCTAGCGACTCGACGGCAAAGTTCTCTTTCAAGCAGCTCAAGGGTCTGCTGAACGAAACGGCCATCGGAGCAGGAAATCCGGACGATGTCACAGTGACGGAAGAGTACTTTGAATTTGATGCCACTGCTGCATCACCCACACTTTGGGTCAATTTTTTCGCGATCGACAGTCCTGAATGGACATTCACCACGAGTTTTCGCAACCTCACACGGGACCGATATGGCTGTATCAAGGTGGTCTTTATGCCGAATGAGGAACAGGAAACCAGCGGCATCATCTGCAACTGGACAAATAAGTCGACGGGATATATCGAGGTTCTGGAAGCACCCGAAGATGAAGTTGAGCCAATCCCGTTGCCCTTGATCGATACGGGGGAATGGACGGAAATCAAACTGGTCGTCAATCCAGAAGAAATCCAGTTTCACGTGGCTGGCAACTTGGTTACGCGCGCACGCCGAAGGAACCAAAAATCGGGCCATCTGGCACTTTGCGTTTGCAACTGGAGATGTCAGTTCAAAAATCCACAGGTCGTGATGACATACGCTCCTCGCCCCGCACCTGAAGGCATAGGCGAGGAAGCGCACGACGGCTCGGGACAGTAAGTCGTTTACGAGACCTTCAATCCCACGGGTTCAAGAGAGCGACAACGTGAAGCTCTGACATCTCAGACAGGGATTGCTGCCCCCCGTTTGATCACCCATACGTTCGGGCAAGATCCCGCAGTTCATCGAGCGCATCTTCAACGTCGGGAACAATCGCACCGCAAACGCGTGCTCCGCGGTCACAGGCTCCCAATCGCAAAAGGTCTTCGAAATCGGGCGACTCGCGCAACCGCTGGTAGGCTCGATGTCCGATGGTTCGGTCACGAATCTTGTGAACGTCCATGTGATGTTCAATCAGCCAGGCGGTTCGGGCGGTGATGTGCCCCTCAAGAGCTTCGAGACCCGCTTCGACGTGATTGTTTTTGTCGAGCCCCTTACCGATGTCATGCAAGAGTGCTGCGAGTTGGAACTCTTCGTCGTAGGGCAGCTCGTCACGCGCCAGGACATAGCATTGTAGCAGATGATAGAGAACGTCCCCTTCGGGATGGTAGTACTCATCCTGCATCACAGTTTCCAGAGGAATCAGCAACGAGCGGTAAACCTGGAAGCGATCAATCGCTTCATCTGCGGTTGCCAGTTCGACTTCGAGGTCGGCATCGGGATATTCGCTGCGTAGAAATTGCTCGAATTCCGGTAGTGTCGCACGCTCTATTGCCTTGCCGGTAATCGAGCTTTTGAACACGAAACTCGATTTATCTGGTGAATACACCGTTAATTCGATCGGAAACCGTTCACGAATATGAACGTGAGTAAAGATCTGTTCCTCGCCGTTTTTTCGGACCCGCTTTCTCTCAACCTCGTAGTCCATTCCCTCCGCATCCAGACTGCCCGTCACGGTGTCGATGCTGCTGGCGAAGACATGGATATCAATGTCGGACCCCTGACGGACATGTCCGGTCAAAGTGCTACCGATTACTTTAGGGCGACAATGGGACAACAGCCGCATGATTCTGAGGGCTTCGACTCTCATTTCCCTCAGTCGTTCAAACCTTCCGTTCCCTTCGAACAGCGTGGCCATTCGCTGAATTTCGTCGCGAATCTCCGCGTTCGTGGGGAGTTCTGAGGGTTTGACCCAGCCCCGACAGATTCGTCGGGCAGCTTTGAGCTTCGCCCGGTAGTACTCGGATTCGTTCCGCGAGTACATCAAACGGGCCGCTTCAACGATGATACCCCGTCTCAGCTTTTCGTCAGTCATTTGAAGATG is from Schlesneria sp. DSM 10557 and encodes:
- a CDS encoding serine/threonine-protein kinase; amino-acid sequence: MDELEISFAALTISDLTLRQEYIDRVCHEDTALRRRICTRIDALQQEKHAPPSDDLVTIDLAKRTEQGGTGGDSNAAAEKTLAVQQQHAPVTEVIRTVSDEAALSAILQKSDEKNSIGRLLNYEIRRVIGRGAFGIVLEGFDTRLRRVVAIKLLAPTSTARRETSQQFLSEARAVAAIRHSNVVDIYSIHDEPIPFLVMEYIPGKTLQGLVEVTGPLPLSSVLEIGHQIARGLASAHQKGLVHRDIKPSNILLEEANGHCVKITDFGLASDIQKINITQGGLIAGTPMYMAPEQAEGKEVDQRSDLFSLGSVLYFMITGRAPFEGKSTAAILNQVIQDFPPAIQSIVPSVPASLCEIVATLHSKKPESRYRSAEEVADLLSKSQADMQFQRFPEFDDLVTPPADTRAGAEISSKNMGAQPVAEPLSRLKKHHWFATTIVSLVVLAGYLTFPKGETKRSSSNDSESVSAATSDAESAPSDSTAKFSFKQLKGLLNETAIGAGNPDDVTVTEEYFEFDATAASPTLWVNFFAIDSPEWTFTTSFRNLTRDRYGCIKVVFMPNEEQETSGIICNWTNKSTGYIEVLEAPEDEVEPIPLPLIDTGEWTEIKLVVNPEEIQFHVAGNLVTRARRRNQKSGHLALCVCNWRCQFKNPQVVMTYAPRPAPEGIGEEAHDGSGQ
- a CDS encoding HD domain-containing protein translates to MTDEKLRRGIIVEAARLMYSRNESEYYRAKLKAARRICRGWVKPSELPTNAEIRDEIQRMATLFEGNGRFERLREMRVEALRIMRLLSHCRPKVIGSTLTGHVRQGSDIDIHVFASSIDTVTGSLDAEGMDYEVERKRVRKNGEEQIFTHVHIRERFPIELTVYSPDKSSFVFKSSITGKAIERATLPEFEQFLRSEYPDADLEVELATADEAIDRFQVYRSLLIPLETVMQDEYYHPEGDVLYHLLQCYVLARDELPYDEEFQLAALLHDIGKGLDKNNHVEAGLEALEGHITARTAWLIEHHMDVHKIRDRTIGHRAYQRLRESPDFEDLLRLGACDRGARVCGAIVPDVEDALDELRDLARTYG